In Ahaetulla prasina isolate Xishuangbanna chromosome 6, ASM2864084v1, whole genome shotgun sequence, a single window of DNA contains:
- the LOC131200790 gene encoding uncharacterized protein K02A2.6-like — MSTAILTFSPFEPANEVWEAYLERFECFLQANNLSDISSARKRGYFLSFCGRHVFATARALTAPQAVSSVPWDTLLEKLQAHYSPKPSRVARRHLFRQRFQGEGESINDFMASLRDAALQCEFTDLEDMLLDQLVTGVKDLRLQRRLLARSEVTLQVAIEEARASEMSERSSAEIQRFHVGTAAAAAAVKPLSVHHEDADGDAPFPADEAVRRLNAARRNECNREGRGNPDMCLGCGRNHNHSSCRFKTAICRRCGRMGHLSRVCRALLPAPTTYSTPLEPRRDARRMPSRRDEHQPASKGYDVATIDVNHASSGIPVQKIFLRVLLEDVPISMEIDTGSSRSLIVWPTLQKLMPHISKRCLQPCQISLRDYQGRQIPTVGCGVFRVAHGSFLGKLPLIVVRDNLPSLLGLDWFAALHLEVSGVHANVLDTPDNLFSEFGDVFDGSLGKYTGRPIAFNLDPQIAPRRLKPRRVPLALRPRVDKELDKLISQGVLEPIDHSNWETPIVIPLKPDGSIRICADYKCTINRALQDNPYPVPVVQHLLHSLGQGRIFAKLDLAQAYQQLPVDEATAMAQAIVTHRGAFKCNRLQFGVSIAPGLFQGLMERLLHGNPGVVPYFDDVLISARDRSELIERLRAHKPLLGLLAGDRQTPQILSPRMSRWVEFLAAYSYQLLYKPGKSIGHADALSRCPLPITEADPAPTSAVLLVEDWDVPVSAVDIESLSAKDPFLSKIIDWVKRGWPRESLASEFLPYSRRQHELSVLKGCLLWGNRVVVPPDLRKRILSCLHDAHPGMVRMKALGRSYVWWPGMDQEIEAWVANCPQCQASRSAPAAAPVRNWENPRNPWARIHVDFAGPFLGQTFLILVDAYSKWVDIALTPSPTAGAVVRVLETLFATHGLPDVIVTDNGAQFTSAYFQQFMARLGIRHAPTAPFHPAGNGRAERAVRAAKEALSRLRRLRTTLDRLHPSFTPDIPRCTDSNYRNFRVGDLVYAENFGADTRWLPGTIIQLTGPYSYRVQLGDGRPWRRHINQLRRRIAGPADPCPEQSIAAPTPDHLFGGPVAQPDTPRTSTPEAVSPAALPAVPVAAASPGPFPDPDVHSPPSEQDGSPAPPTPAPPTQELRQSGRSRRRPAYLADYACAIRRVKGVMSSGIRPEERMPVASRR; from the exons ATGTCAACCGCCATTTTAACCTTCTCCCCTTTTGAGCCTGCTAATGAAGTCTGGGAAGCGTATTTAGAACGTTTCGAATGCTTCCTGCAGGCGAACAATTTATCTGATATCTCGAGCGCTAGGAAGCGTGGTTACTTCCTTAGTTTTTGTGGTCGTCACGTTTTTGCGACGGCTCGGGCTCTCACCGCGCCACAAGCAGTGTCGTCCGTCCCTTGGGACACACTACTGGAGAAACTACAGGCCCACTACTCCCCGAAACCCTCCCGCGTGGCCAGACGACATCTTTTTAGACAGCGGTTCCAGGGTGAGGGCGAGTCTATCAATGATTTTATGGCGTCCCTTCGCGATGCTGCGCTACAGTGCGAGTTCACCGATTTGGAAGACATGTTGTTAGACCAACTAGTTACAGGGGTCAAGGACCTGCGGTTGCAGCGCCGCCTACTGGCCCGCTCTGAAGTGACACTCCAGGTGGCTATCGAAGAGGCACGAGCTTCTGAAATGTCGGAACGGTCGTCAGCAGAGATCCAGCGGTTCCATGTTGGCACCGCTGCGGCTGCTGCTGCCGTCAAGCCGCTATCAGTCCACCATGAAGACGCAGATGGCGACGCGCCGTTCCCTGCTGATGAAGCTGTGCGCCGCCTCAATGCAGCACGAAGAAATGAGTGCAATCGCGAGGGGAGGGGAAACCCAGATATGTGCCTCGGGTGCGGGAGAAACCACAACCACTCGAGCTGCAGATTTAAAACTGCGATTTGTCGCCGGTGTGGCCGAATGGGTCACCTATCGAGAGTCTGCCGGGCCCTACTTCCAGCCCCAACCACATATTCGACCCCGCTCGAACCGAGGCGCGATGCAAGACGAATGCCGAGTCGCCGTGACGAACACCAGCCCGCCTCCAAGGGCTATGATGTTGCAACGATTGACGTCAACCACGCCTCTTCCGGTATTCCCGTCCAAAAGATCTTCCTTAGAGTTCTTCTAGAAGATGTACCAATTTCAATGGAGATTGACACCGGCTCCTCTAGATCACTCATCGTGTGGCCGACGCTGCAGAAGTTGATGCCCCACATCTCTAAACGCTGCCTTCAGCCCTGTCAGATCTCGTTAAGGGACTATCAGGGCCGACAAATTCCTACTGTGGGATGCGGGGTTTTTCGGGTCGCCCATGGGTCCTTCTTGGGGAAATTACCTCTCATTGTAGTCAGGGATAACCTCCCAAGTCttttagggctggactggtttgcTGCCCTACATCTTGAAGTGTCCGGAGTCCATGCTAATGTCCTAGATACTCCAGACAATTTATTTTCAGAGTTTGGGGATGTATTTGACGGCAGTCTGGGCAAGTACACTGGTCGCCCTATCGCTTTTAATCTGGACCCTCAGATAGCTCCCAGGCGCCTTAAACCCCGACGGGTTCCCCTAGCGCTCCGTCCCAGGGtagacaaagagctagataaacttATTTCCCAAGGAGTCCTTGAACCTATAGACCATTCTAATTGGGAAACCCCCATTGTGATTCCATTAAAGCCGGAcggatccattaggatctgtgcCGACTACAAATGCACCATAAATAGAGCCCTGCAGGATAATCCTTATCCGGTCCCAGTTGTACAACATCTCCttcactcattggggcaaggcaGAATATTTGCTAAATTAGACCTCGCCCAGGCATATCAGCAACTCCCGGTGGATGAGGCGACCGCCATGGCCCAGGCAATTGTCacccaccggggtgcctttaagtgtaaCCGCCTGCAGTTCGGGGTCAGCATAGCCCCCGGGCTATTCCAAGGCTTGATGGAGCGATTGCTCCACGGAAATCCAGGGGTTGTACCCTATTTCGACGACGTTCTgatctccgccagggacaggtcagAACTCATCGAACGCTTGAGGGCC CATAAACCATTGCTGGggttgctggcaggcgaccgccaaaccccccaaattctaTCCCCACGCATGTCCCGCTGGGTGGAATTCCTTGCCGCCTATTCCTACCAACTGTTGTATAAGCCCGGGAAATCTATAGGGCACGCGGACGCGCTTAGCCGCTGCCCCTTACCTATAACGGAGGCCGACCCAGCCCCGACGTCCGCTGTCCTTCTTGTTGAGGACTGGGACGTTCCTGTCTCTGCTGTCGATATCGAGAGTTTGTCTGCTAAGGACCCATTTCTGTCTAAAATCATCGATTGGGTGAAAAGGGGTTGGCCGCGGGAATCACTAGCTTCTGAATTCCTTCCATACTCCCGCCGGCAGCATGAACTATCTGTCCTTAaggggtgcctgttgtgggggAATAGGGTAGTAGTACCCCCCGACTTGCGTAAGCGCATCTTGAGTTGTTTGCATGACGCCCACCCAGGAATGGTAAGAATGAAAGCCTTAGGGCGCAGTTACGTTTGGTGGCCGGGGATGGATCAGGAGATCGAGGCCTGGGTGGCAAATTGCCCCCAGTGCCAAGCCTCTAGATCAGCGCCAGCCGCTGCCCCCGTCAGGAACTGGGAGAACCCCAGAAACCCTTGGGCGCGAATCCATGTGGATTTCGCTGGACCTTTTTTGGGCCAAACCTTCCTAATTCTAGTCGACGCCTACTCGAAGTGGGTTGACATTGCATTGACACCTTCCCCCACGGCTGGAGCCGTCGTCAGGGTCCTGGAAACCCTGTTTGCCACCCATGGACTTCCCGATGTCATTGTCACTGATAATGGGGCCCAATTTACATCGGCCTATTTTCAGCAGTTTATGGCACGgctgggcatccgccatgcccccaCAGCTCCTTTCCACCCGGCGGGAAATGGCCGGGCGGAAAGGGCCGTTAGGGCAGCTAAAGAAGCATTAAGCCGCCT TCGACGCTTGCGAACCACTCTAGATCGTCTGCATCCGAGTTTCACTCCAGATATACCCAGATGCACAGATTCCAACTATAGGAATTTCAGGGTGGGGGACCTGGTCTACGCAGAAAACTTCGGGGCTGACACCCGGTGGCTCCCCGGTACTATCATTCAATTAACCGGaccctattcttatagggtccaactgggAGATGGACGCCCGTGGCGCCGACATATAAATCAGCTGCGCCGAAGAATCGCAGGGCCGGCCGATCCATGCCCTGAGCAAAGCATCGCTGCTCCAACACCCGACCATCTCTTCGGGGGTCCGGTGGCCCAGCCAGACACACCACGTACTTCAACCCCCGAAGCGGTCTCGCCGGCTGCCTTACCTGCAGTTCCCGTTGCTGCAGCATCGCCAGGGCCTTTTCCCGATCCAGATGTGCACTCTCCACCCTCGGAGCAGGATGGCAGTCCGGCTCCTCCCACTCCAGCGCCACCGACTCAAGAACTAAGACAATCGGGGCGGAGCCGACGGCGCCCGGCATATCTCGCAGATTATGCATGTGCCATCCGGAGGGTGAAGGGTGTTATGTCCTCGGGAATACGACCCGAGGAGagaatgcctgttgctagccgtcgctga